TCATAGCCATTCAAACCTCAAAAATCTAGCTCATAGTCAAGTAAGAAACTATAACCCAAACTGAAAAATACTCATCCGTGGTTGCTGCCCGTATGTTTTTACAATCTCACAGAGATTTTACTACTAAGTACAAACAACAATAAAGAAAGTAAAAAACGAAAACTATTAAAGAAGggtaaaagaaaaatcaaacacTAAAGCTTGGTCCCCTCTCCTTTCTTCTCTGTTGTACTTCTGCTGTAGTCAAAGCTACTCTCAAAAAAATGGCAGCTGCACGTTATGGAGGTTGATGGTGGTGTACTTCACCTCTTTCTTCTTTTtagttgttgggtttttagggtacaAACTTCATACcccaaaatagaagcccaaacttttccactttggcccactaggtTTAGTCTCTTTCCTTCCACAGCAACCAGCTGGAGTATTTTGAGTGACTGGGCCGAATTTGCTGAGGTGGATAAGTGAAACTCGTGTTTCCATGTCACTGCCAGAATGTTGAATTCGCTTCAGCATTGCTTCAGCAATCTGCCTCAATTTCAGCTTATGTTCCACTTCTTCCTTGCTTCCTTTTTCAACAACAAACAAGCACAATTAATTGGAAAATCACACCtaacaatatcaatatttacaagacttaaaagttagcttactaaatagaaaatgacACTAAAAGTAACTAAAATTAAGCAAACAAACACATTTTCACTACTCTTCTCACAATActtttagtttaaaagcataaaaataactctataccatagagttatcaATATTAGTAACAAACTCAGGACCACTTATCAatataaaagaataataatgtccccacagttatgtaatcaccgaatagatagatttaataagtcaatgaaataccaaaataatacctaGCATCCATCATTCCTCATTTTTAACTTgtacatagctaatttaagtcatccagaCCATCCATTTTAGCTTAAGTACAAAATCAGTTTcattagaaaattaaagagtagaataagactaaactaataatGACTTCCTTTCCCAACGGTACCATCCTCATCCAcatcaaactgagttcctgGAATGAGAGAAAAATAGGGGGTGGGCTTATAAAGCCCagtaggaaaacaactaatatcaaaggaccctcggtttaataaaattcctgcatggttagctttgtaaaaataaaatatctcatcaccagtatcaaaatatataaaaaaaatagagagatcaCAAAGAGTCACAAAATCAAGCATCAAATGCATAACACCGTCTACTAAacccctagctctcaataccaatCATAGAAAACGACATCTAAAGCTGGGTAGTCACCTCTGATATCCACCATAATACCGGGGCTCAGATTTAATTCACTCcctgtacagattctaggtctttcacctacaggtgagtgcacacctgatctacctatgatgacacagagactaggtcgtgaaacaacaatatgcactgaacatgatcaacatggctctcatcGGTATAACCAAAGCAGACAATTAATaagcataacaaaagaacatattccttttttattttttagaaaatttggcagcataacagctgtattttgaataaattcaaaaatcataacttgcaTAAATATTTGTACACAAAAGTATATTTGGCACTCAGTGCCCCAGAACAATCCAGAAAAATATGTAGATTAAgctttcaatttttcaaacaatttgcaaatcataaaaatttagaatatgtctaatgttatacaacacatataacaatcaagtccaataatcaaggtgagtccctacctctcccAAGTTGTTAAACTTTGTCCAAAAGACAATCTTAAGCTCTCAAGTCCCGAGCTCAAATTGTTTAGTCCAATCTTACATATTACTCTCACCTATACCATCaaatggttaaataattatcatcatcgcattctacattcaaaaccgagtccaacgacatataatatgactatatttaaaatttggggtTCCGAAGCCTCACCTAAGCGATGCACATTAACAATCAGTGGCGGTAAAAATCGGTGACCAAAAAATCTGTTCAAAGTTTGAAcccccaaactttgacttgcgatccCGAGCTAACGGCGGTGAAAGAAGCAGCGCCGCTTGGGGGGTGAGGTCGTCGGCACCAGGGGTTCGAGTGGTCTGGCGCGTGGGGCTGGTCGGACGCCGGAGGTGGGTCACCGGAGTCCGCCGGTGATGGAGCTTTGTGGCTTCCTTTTTGTgttttgaagagagagaaaaagagagagatatcgatatatatatagagagagagagagagagagtgatgaTAGGAGGTCtgctatttttttatatatatatatatacatatatattattattattttatatatatatgtttgactCGAAAAATTGAGTCTTTACACTTTACTCCCCATTCTCTTGATAAATTTCTCTCTTATAGTAAACTTTCTCCTTCTCGTAAAACCTTTATCCTTGCAGTAACAAACCTTATTTGAACCCATCACATACAATCAAGATGTGTCAAATCAAAGTGTGGGATCAAGCAATGCAATATGAACTTTTTGCTTACTAAAAAACAAGACGTGGACAGTGGTGCCCTTGCCTCCGAACAAACGTGTCATTGGATGTTGTTGGGtctacaaaattaaatataacagTGATGGTTCAATCGAGAGATTCAAGGTGTGCTTAGTTGCACAAGGCTACActcaagaggaaggaattgactTTTACAACACTTTCTCACCTGTGGCTAAAATGGTTACTTTCAAGCTTCTTCTGGCCATTTCCACCATTAAACAATGGCACATTCTCCAACTAGATGTCAACAACACTTTTTTTAATGGAGACCTCAACAAGGAGGTTTACATGGCTCTTCCTGAGTCATCCTAAATGACTCACTGTACTCTCAACCACTTCTTCCAATACACAACTTGTTTGCAAGCTCCCTAAATGAATATATAAaactgaattttatttgaaaactagTACACTCATCtcaaattatttaaagaatAATGTACTTGAAATTGGAGTTCAAgataaattatttttgtaataatagTTTTTGTTCTCTctctgttatttttttatttcaaaaacaaaagtagttgtatattgttttaaataagaatacatcataaaattaattaatttccacttaataatatataatagtagcaaataaattattttaaaatatatgtcgGGGAGAGTAGATAGGAAAATGTAATAGAAGCATATAAAAGAATCAAAACAAAAATACGATCTTTCAAAAGAAATACGATAAAAAAAGaagataattaataaattcatattaAATAAGTGAAGAAAAATGTAATAGAAGCATATAAAAGAATCAAAACAATAATACGATCTTTCAAAAGAAATACGATGAAAAAagaagataattaattaattcatattAAATAAGTGAAGATATCTAATGTTTGTTTGGTAATATAATAATTGGCAAATCCACaccttttgtttgattttagatatcgttaataaattttaattttattaatatattaattattaagccgtgttttcattttatatatataaaaaaattatatattaataaatttcatTGACTAAGCATGGCCGATGCTCTAACGTGGACAGAAAGAAAAATCTTTTCATTCCatttgtataaataaataaataaatataataaaaagtaaataccattttagattttatgttttgcaaaagttaataATTGCaccttctgttttgttaaatgacaaaatagaccatataatttccaaaatggtaaaaataagatCTTAaactcaattttaaaaaaaaaaataatttttaatataactaactttaagacaatttctaataTGACAGATACAAGAAATGTAACTAGTTTTATCATAACATCTCTACataagattattattaagttttattttaataaaaaaaaaatcagttcaggatcTTATtcgtacaattttaaaaaatgtaaggtctattttatcatttaaccaaacaaagaatttaattaataatttttataaaatatatgctctaaacataatatttatcCTAAAATGAAATACAAAGGATTTTACAACCGACCTAAACTATTTCGTTCTATATAAGCTAATATTTTCTCAATCTCTCTCTAACTTTCTCTTTCTAAAACCAAAACGAAAAATAAACATGGCTAAGGAAACAACATCATCATCATGCAATTCCAAAACCAAGAAGAGGAAAATCTCgtcctcctcttcttcttcttcttcctcgtcgTTGCTCTCTTCTACGTCGGTTTTCTCCGAGTCAGAAATCAACGCGGCCGAGCTACTCATCCAACTCAGTGGCGACTCGGAAAGCAGCAACCGAAACGACGCCGTAGTATCGGTCGAAGTACTCGAATTCGGAGCAGCTCATCATGATCACGATCAACAGGCGATGAGCGATACGACGACGTTTGATCTTATTAGTACTGCTTCCAAGGATGATgaggatgaagatgatgataatgatgatccaACCACGATATTTGAGATTGGGCCTCACAGGAAGCACAAAAGGTTCAGGTCTTTATGTGAGATTTATAGCTTAACAAATCCTCTAATTtgaattgtaaattatttatataattattcaggtatgtgaatatatatataaataaataaaatatatatgtatgagtAGAGGAAATGTGTATATACTGACCTAAATAAtaatgttatataataaataccaATGTGATGGAGTTTTGGTTTTAATTGGTTTATCTGATCTCAGTTGTTTTTTGAAGCTGGATTTTTCCTTTAGTATTGTTCTGTATAAATGGTTAAGATTTCATGCGATAACACGTGAAATTTTATAAGTAATCGATTTCTAATAAGCTAATTAATTATTGCGCGGGTTTAAAAAGGGGTATTTTAATTAACaactattatacatatatacaataaattgtagatagatagatagatagatactgaatcttattaattatataataggATTTTTATCTGATATATGTGGATATGATTTTGaagaaattcttaataattgtcttagaaaaagaagaagaaagaaagtagATTAGTGATGCTTAGATAGGAGGAGTGGAAGTAGTAGTGTAGAGATATTTTGAGTGGAAAATTGTGAAGTTTCTTCAGGTGAAAGTAATTCTTATTGGGTagggaaaagaaaaattacTCGTTACTTGGCAAGTGTAATTTAAAGTTAATCAATATTCTATGactccattaaaaaaaaaagtttcatatATTACTACCATACACATTCAGTTCCATCTTTAAAATGAAATGAATCCAATTCAAAGTGTTTCTATACTCCAACCCCACTCAAATGCAGCTAACTCAACTTATGTCTCTACATCAATGAACATATTCAGCTTGTTTTTTCTTTAATCAAAAATTAAGATCCATGACTTGACCATTGACTGGGATTATCCAATAATTGACTAAAATCTGAACTGGTCAAGACCTCAACACAAGAGGTGTCAAATAGGCAGTGGTGAGACCATAGGCTGCTGCTATGTACTCTGACTTCAAATAAGTCTTCCTTCCATTGCCATAAGCTGTACGCCACTCAAACCTGCACTACACACTTACCTACTACCACATTGTGTTTGTTGTTCTAGTTTTGAGTAAATATGTGCAGAAACTTTACACACAAgttactttaataaatggaactAGTATAATTTGAGTATAATTTATATGTGCACTCTTTAATTTTTCAGCCATTTATGTGATAGTTTTTATAGGGGGTACTAATAATCAAAGCATGATAGCTACTACACATTAATATAtctgtatatgtatatgtataacaAAAGCAAGACAAAAGTGGCTTAAAACAGGGTGTGTTCACGGCATGTGCAAGTTGAAAATGTGACCAACTTCAAGCACGCTTGCATGAGCCTGACTAGACATTTGGCTTAGTACGTTTGCCatttaatcaaaattttaacTTTTTCCATGTAgtgatgataataataataataaccaaCAAAAATGATAAATTCAGATAAGAATTGAGTAAATCTCTCAATGATTTCAACATGATCAAAGTAAAAATGCTACATATTTACCAGAACTCCTCAAACTACTTaagaaaattgtcaaaaaattCAATGATTTTCGGTGCATCAAAAAAATTCATCGGCAGTAGCTGaactcttgaaaaaaaaaatctccttTAATGCTCTAGGTAGAACACATATTCTGTCAAGTTCTGCAATTTACTGGGGTCTAGTTTCTGCTCTTTCACAAGTGGTTGTTTCTTCACTGTAAGCATTTGAGAAGCAGCATCCAAAATCCAGCCTTGCTGTACCACATCTGCAACACGGGTCAATTTTTCGTAAGCTACATTGCAATGATATGGATGTTGAAGGCAGATAATAAATCATGGCCTAGTTCTATTCCATTAACAAACCTAAAAGTATTCAAGCTTAACATCAAAATATCTGGACAAGCAGTTGCTCATATAGTAAAAAGATTATTTGTCGCCAAGAAAAATATTAATGCAGCATAGAAACCGAAAGAAGGAatgaaataggaaaattatcACAGCTACTTTGTAATACTAAGGATAAATATTTTTTGCAAGTAGCATACATCAAAATGTTTTCTGTTTCTAATGTTAATTACTGCAAAACAAGAAGAAATTCAAATGGCCAACATGTGAACAGATGGATTTAAGTGTCAGTTTAATGGACATAAGTCTTAATATaacttttccttttttttcctTTGGTCTTCTAAAGGCTGCTTTTATATTAGCTATTAAGATAGGCACTAagaaatatgtatttttcataTTCTTAAATTTTGTTCGGTTGTGAAATTGGAAAAAACATAGGCCTCTCATCTGACACCGAAGCAAAATAACCATCCTATTAAGTAATGCAGCCACTGGAGTCAATACCAGAGTAAAGTTAACTACACGTACTAAAAGTTGAGAGAGCTGTGAAGGTTATGCagatctataaatatatatatatatatatatatatatatatgtggcaATTAATTTTGGAGTGTGTTGCACAGCTGCAGCTAGTGCAATAACAAAACTTGAGGCTACCCGAGACGAAATTATGATATTTGTTTCAGAAAGGCCAGAGCCTCTTCAAGAATCTTGGTTCATTCACAATCAAAGGATCAAAAAATCCATACATAATTCTAGGCTATTGGGACTTGAAACAACCTTAATATAGAATCAACGATGACTCTATTGCGTAGCCAAACATAGTAAAGTTTACTTTCTTAGATTTGGTATACTATTCACATATCAAGTTTCTTTATTTGCAATTATTTAAATgtgtttagaaaaaattaaaaaaaaaaaaaaaacagagagatTATTTAACCAAAAGAGCATCTGGATAGAGGCACTGTGGAATCATTCTGGACATTGattgtttctaatttttttccatattagAAAGAAAAGAGTCTTACAATTTGTAGCATTATCCTCATTCATTCCTAGAAAAAGAGCAGTGTCTTGGATGCTTATTGTGGAATAAGCAGACTGCAGCAACTGAAACATTTTCTTTGTGTAAAGCTCTGCAAGAAGTTCAGACAGACGACAGTTAGGAACACagcatgaaaaataaaattacttatagtAATTGTTACCCTACAAGTTCTTGCTAACACTACTTCCGGAAATCCTACCAATTATGTAGACAAGGAATACAACATACCAGCAGCAAAGacagttttacaaatattttCAAGTACAGACAAGATTCCATGTTTTAACATCATTTAGTATAGCTATTTAGGCTCTCTTAATAGGATTACCATACTACGACAAATATATTCTACTAAAACAATACTCAGCACAGTTTTCTTTGGCACATTCATATAGAGAAAAAGCCTTAATTATTAGATAGCAACATCATTAAGATCCAAATGGCCTTATTCTCCTAGaacaatttaaataatgaacTAGGCTCTCTGTCCTCcagaaaacataaaaataataaagaaaatctGAAGTTGAAGATCACATGAAAAGATCAGAATTGAGCATGGCAGTTAGAAATTATGTAAGAGCACACATACAGGTATAATTAGTAATCAATAATGTGATAGAGCACTGATAGATTGTGTAAACAttctttataaaattataaacaaGTAAAATCAGGAGAAAATTCAGCATAGATTGACCATCATGTGCCACAAAGCAATTCAAGCTGCACACAACATAAAAGTGTGTTGAGGTGGCTAAAAGTAATAAAGGCCAAATCAAAATCTAATCTTCGTCTAAATAAATAGTGTGATATTTCTTCTCACTGGCAGTAGCTATGTAAACTGTAATATCTCTCTAAGTTCAATATCTTGGATTGCACAACCAGTCTAGAGAATATCAtgttgcaagaaaatcaattttcATTACCACTTTCCCCTCATTAAACTTGTAGTAGTCATGAGAATGTATCAAGAAATTTACAAACAGAACAGGATTTTATGAACATGCCTCTCCCTTTCTCGCCACCCAGCTAATTGAACTCTCTATATTAAATAGCTCAGGAAATACAGAAAAAGCACACAAGTAGAATGACTGAAATTTCCAGCTCCAGGAGATCCTTGAGAATGACATGGAAGACAAGCTAAGGGAGATATGTTTTTGTATTATCACAGAAGCAAAGGGACTTAAGCAACCATACCAAGCTGTAACTAAGTTATAATCAAACAAGATGACATTTGAAAATACCTTGCACTCATTATAATCAAAACAAGCagtaactaaattaaaaaaaaaattgtggttGAATATTGAACTGTTGGAACTGGTTGTCCGGACTCAGACTTGTAGGGGTGCTGGACAACTAAATGAAAATTATGGCATgcttactttttaaaaaattatattagatgAGATGCAGATCCCATAGTCTGTAAGAGCTACATAACTAGAatctaagtatttaaccatacTGTAAGTAAGTTACACTAGCAAATTCTACTTCGTCAGACAACAACCTATTCTGAAAATTCTTCACGCTTATTATGAAAAACCACCAATTATAATAGATGTGACACAGAATCCAGAGTCTAAATTACAAAAGCTTATATCTAGGATTTAAACATTAACCCATAATATTATTTGGTTATTCAAGGAAAATCTACTTCGCCAGACAATACGATGGTATTGGGAAAATTCTTCCGTATATTTTCTTCAAGGCTTCCCACCTACCCTAGGACCAGAACACTGTAAAATTGCTATGTAGATGACCATGCAAGAGCCTGTTTCTCTCTTCCTTCCTGTGATTCCTTTTTCTCTGTCATCTCTCTAGTTCTCCCTAGTACCCACTTTATTCACACATCACACTTACTGTATTATCTGtggattatttattttgtttgatgAATCCTATAACAGGGCGCTACAGTGGCTGCATTACAACCAGAACACTTAATTTATCCAAAAAAAACACTAAACAGTTCACTGCAATGAGCTTTAGCCTAAAAGATGTTGAGTTCTCAAATGCAATAAAATCAAGCAATACACACTTAGATCTTTGCCACTAGCATAGAAAGGAAGGGCATACTTCTGTTACTTACTATGCAAGCATACATATCTATTCGACAGCAATTAATGATCAAAATACTTTCAATATTGATTTTCTTTAGTAAGAAACAACAAGCTCCATACTAATAAAAAATGATAGGATATCATCTTAAGTTGCAATCAAAGGTACCAGTCATTAACTAGCTCTCATAAAGCAATCCATTAAAACCTCCTTAGTTTTTAGACATCATATATTTCACTCTATTccaaatgtaaaaaaaacacCCTCTTCCACATCTTGGAATATCCTATTGTTTAAACCATAAGGCTTAACAACATTCTCTAATGAATAATGACTTCCTCATACTCTGAGTGTCCGTTACAAAGTCatcaatatatgaaaattaagaaaagactGCCAATGTTCACTAATAAGTGAGTCCATAAACATTATCTTTGGTAAGGTAGCCTCCTAGGTTCCAGAGAAACCACATCAAAAAATACATATGAAGCAAAAAGAGGCACTCATCCAATTTGTATAAATGTTCATTATACACGGTCGTAGTTTTCTTATCTCTTTCGATTTCCAACTCCGTCATCTTgtctatttcaaaattttacttCCAACCAAAATGCATCCACAGAAAAAACTTTTGAATACATACAGAAAAAGTTAAGAGTTGCTCTGACTTGCAACAAGCCCTATCAGAGTCTGCAAGACCAACCTAGCTCACCAATGTGGTTCTTTTTTTATCAAAGTGAACAAATAATACATATGATTTGTAATgacagaaagaagaaaaaaagagccAAACATGCCTTCAATAGTTTAATAagtaaagtaaataaataaacatggcTCCAATAGAAATTTCCTGAGTCCAAAACACTACAACTTAAACAAATTACAACAAAGAAAAAGTCTGAAAGAATGTCAAAAGTCAAGTATTCGCACCAAGTAACAATTTCTTCAAACAACGAATATGCAAATAGATAATTGGTCTGTCCAAATAGATATAGTTCTTGATTTACTGAATTAGTATCTAAAACAATAGATAAGATGAGATTTTGTAGAGACTTGCCTGAAAAAGCAGCGACAAGGCCTTGAACTTGCTGGCTCCAATCGAATCCACGAATAGCCTCATGCACACCTCCATAGTCCCTTACCCATAACTTCTGGCCAATTTTCCAAGCAGCAAGCAGTTCTGGCTGGTTGTCTTTGATTGCAGCAGGTATTGATTTCCATAGAAACCGTGCACTATTACTGCAACCATTCCCAATTCCAAAGATGAAATCCCAAATAAAACATCTTAAACAGCTTTTTCATTAATTCTATAAACCCAATGCTGCAAATTAGTATCAAGCCTTAATAAACTCTCACTCAAAACCCATTTA
This Cannabis sativa cultivar Pink pepper isolate KNU-18-1 chromosome 6, ASM2916894v1, whole genome shotgun sequence DNA region includes the following protein-coding sequences:
- the LOC115695963 gene encoding COP9 signalosome complex subunit 8 isoform X2, producing the protein MDFSTLSEALESKSYAKIADICDNLMLQVAAEGVPYQDEWPYAIHLLGHIYSDDTNSARFLWKSIPAAIKDNQPELLAAWKIGQKLWVRDYGGVHEAIRGFDWSQQVQGLVAAFSELYTKKMFQLLQSAYSTISIQDTALFLGMNEDNATNYVVQQGWILDAASQMLTVKKQPLVKEQKLDPSKLQNLTEYVFYLEH
- the LOC115695963 gene encoding COP9 signalosome complex subunit 8 isoform X1 is translated as MDFSTLSEALESKSYAKIADICDNLMLQVAAEGVPYQDEWPYAIHLLGHIYSDDTNSARFLWKSIPAAIKDNQPELLAAWKIGQKLWVRDYGGVHEAIRGFDWSQQVQGLVAAFSGKSLQNLILSIVLDTNSVNQELYLFGQTNYLFAYSLFEEIVTWCEYLTFDILSDFFFVVICLSCSVLDSGNFYWSHVYLFTLLIKLLKACLALFFFFLSLQIICIICSL